In Helianthus annuus cultivar XRQ/B chromosome 9, HanXRQr2.0-SUNRISE, whole genome shotgun sequence, the following are encoded in one genomic region:
- the LOC110877313 gene encoding uncharacterized protein LOC110877313: MSSSIFASNSIVLATAMVAVSGTVILLAFRHHKPPTTTTSAAVSVAGKFTTTHHPRPCISVDGKKRVKKKKKVRFAEDVMEPSGSGEEFRKRFKSKNLQKLRTSSSICKDEGGKRKINMPENRVALYTGILRDRNVHRFAC, from the exons ATGTCATCATCAATTTTTGCTTCAAATAGCATCGTTTTAGCAACCGCCATGGTCGCCGTCTCCGGCACCGTCATCCTCCTCGCCTTCCGCCACCAcaaaccacccaccaccaccacatccgCCGCCGTATCCGTCGCCGGAAAattcaccaccacccaccacccaagACCTTGTATCTCTGTAG ATGGGAAGAAGAGGgtgaagaagaaaaaaaaggtTCGTTTTGCAGAAGATGTGATGGAACCAAGTGGCAGTGGAGAGGAGTTTAGAAAAAGATTCAAAAGTAAGAATTTACAAAAGTTGAGGACTAGTTCGTCAATATGTAAAGATGAGGGGGGTAAAAGGAAAATTAACATGCCTGAAAATAGAGTTGCTTTATACACTGGAATCCTCAGAGATCGCAATGTTCATCGGTTTGCTTGTTag